From the genome of Rhizobium sp. NXC24, one region includes:
- a CDS encoding LuxR C-terminal-related transcriptional regulator, giving the protein MGCVAIKYLGDFKDLSEVPAHRQLRDSELLEQLRKAVDFRHIAVGGLDLAGYRIGRGRSIDTDMPPAYIDTYFGEKLGLSDPLVIQSLNRTTPLSDEEAFDISPPSQRLQYLLRAYRIGQRLQVPLARDGVVYGGVCFTREKQFTASERDLLLFFAEPLHRVITKPLMDRFAAGVLRLTNGELRSLELASKGLTSEEIADASDYRPETINSYLKSATKKLGAANRAHAVAEAIRRNLIN; this is encoded by the coding sequence ATGGGTTGTGTTGCAATAAAATACCTGGGCGATTTCAAGGATCTCTCCGAGGTTCCCGCCCATAGACAGCTACGCGACAGCGAACTGCTGGAACAGCTCAGGAAGGCGGTCGATTTCCGCCACATCGCTGTCGGCGGGCTGGATCTCGCCGGGTATCGGATTGGACGGGGCCGTTCCATCGATACCGATATGCCGCCTGCTTATATCGATACTTACTTCGGAGAAAAGCTCGGTCTATCGGACCCGCTCGTCATCCAGTCGCTGAACCGAACGACGCCGCTGAGCGACGAAGAAGCTTTTGACATCTCGCCCCCCTCGCAACGCCTTCAATATTTGCTGCGGGCTTACAGGATCGGGCAACGCTTGCAGGTGCCATTGGCGAGAGATGGCGTCGTCTACGGCGGCGTCTGCTTCACAAGAGAAAAACAATTCACAGCAAGCGAGCGGGATTTGCTCCTCTTCTTTGCCGAACCGCTGCATCGGGTAATCACGAAGCCTTTGATGGATCGCTTCGCCGCCGGCGTCCTTCGTCTGACGAACGGTGAGTTGCGAAGCCTTGAACTCGCCAGCAAAGGGTTGACGAGTGAGGAAATCGCCGATGCTTCGGATTATCGACCGGAAACCATCAATAGCTATCTGAAAAGCGCGACGAAAAAACTCGGTGCGGCCAATCGCGCCCATGCGGTCGCCGAAGCGATTCGCCGGAACCTCATAAACTGA
- a CDS encoding sarcosine oxidase subunit alpha family protein, whose product MTSYRLPKGGLIKREKALSFTFDGKPMTGLAGDTLASALLANGQQLVGRSFKYHRPRGILTAGAAEPNALMTIGRGGRTEPNTRATMQDLYEGLEAKSQNRWPSLEHDIGAVNGLLSPFLSAGFYYKTFMWPGKFWEKVYEPFIRKAAGLGRASHETDPDAYEKCWAHCDLLVIGAGAAGLMAALAAGRAGARVILVDENAALGGYALSETALIGGLPASSFAAGVIAELESLSNVQLLTRTTVFGWYDGQVFGAVERVQKHVAAPLANLPVERLWRIAAKKAILATGAEERPLVFGGNDIPGVMMAGAMRSYLNHYGVAPGRKTAVFTSNDSGYALAADLEAAGMEVAAVIDSRRDAHIAYTGKARLVRGGFVSNVHGGKAVEAIDIWREGQSERLAVDSLAMSGGFSPIIHLACHRRGKPRWSDEHSALLAPEGLADLELAGSAAGVFGLHASMASGQKAAAAALSDLGFSHSVSENPVVERETVPAPTRPLWSIPGITGKAFVDYQNDVHLKDLGLAVQEGYGHVELAKRYTTNGMATDQGKLSNINAIGLLSEARRVSPAEVGTTTFRPFYTPVSFGALAGASHGKHFQPVRKSPLHDWAAKNGATFVETGLWYRSAWFPRAGENGWRESVDREVKNIRLNVGICDVSMLGKIEVCGPDAAEFLNRVYCNGFLTLPVGKARYGLMLREDGFIYDDGTTSRLAEDRYFMTTTTAYAAGVMNHLEFCAQALWPELDVRLASVTDQWAQMAVAGPKSRAVLQQLVDDDMSNEAFPYLAAKEVSLLGGRLKGRLFRISFSGELAFELAVPADFGESVADLVMQAGAARGICAYGIEALAVLRIEKGHVTHNEINGTVVPADLGFGRMVSMAKQDFIGKHMVAREGLVNPDRPQLVGVVPLDPAVSFRTGAHILKKDAAATLENDQGYVSSSCFSPHVGSTIGLALVKGGASRHGEEVQIWNGLRNEFTAGRLVSPVFVDPANEKLHV is encoded by the coding sequence ATGACCTCCTATCGTCTTCCGAAAGGCGGCCTGATCAAACGGGAGAAGGCGCTATCCTTTACCTTCGATGGTAAGCCGATGACGGGTCTGGCGGGTGATACGCTTGCTTCGGCCTTGCTGGCCAACGGTCAGCAACTGGTTGGACGCAGTTTCAAATATCACCGCCCGCGCGGCATCCTGACGGCTGGAGCGGCCGAACCCAATGCGCTGATGACCATCGGCCGCGGCGGGCGAACCGAGCCCAATACACGCGCCACCATGCAGGATCTCTATGAGGGCCTGGAAGCGAAGAGCCAAAACCGCTGGCCCTCGCTGGAGCATGATATCGGTGCGGTCAATGGCCTGCTTTCACCCTTTTTGTCTGCCGGCTTCTACTACAAGACCTTCATGTGGCCGGGCAAATTCTGGGAGAAGGTCTACGAACCCTTCATCCGCAAGGCGGCAGGTCTCGGCAGGGCATCCCATGAAACGGATCCGGATGCCTATGAGAAATGCTGGGCGCATTGCGATCTGCTGGTGATCGGCGCTGGGGCCGCGGGCCTGATGGCGGCGCTTGCCGCGGGCCGGGCCGGAGCGCGGGTAATCCTGGTCGATGAAAATGCGGCGCTTGGTGGCTACGCCTTGAGCGAAACGGCGCTGATCGGCGGACTGCCGGCATCCTCCTTTGCCGCAGGCGTGATTGCGGAACTGGAGAGCCTTTCCAATGTCCAGCTTTTGACACGCACGACGGTATTCGGCTGGTATGACGGCCAGGTTTTCGGGGCCGTGGAGCGTGTGCAGAAACATGTTGCCGCACCTCTGGCAAATCTGCCGGTCGAGCGCCTGTGGCGCATTGCGGCAAAAAAGGCCATTCTGGCAACGGGTGCCGAAGAGCGGCCGCTGGTCTTCGGCGGCAACGACATTCCCGGCGTCATGATGGCCGGCGCCATGCGCAGCTATCTCAATCACTATGGCGTTGCGCCGGGCAGGAAGACGGCGGTTTTCACCAGCAACGACAGCGGCTATGCGCTCGCCGCCGATCTGGAGGCTGCCGGCATGGAGGTGGCGGCGGTCATCGACAGCCGCCGTGATGCGCATATCGCCTATACCGGCAAGGCCCGGCTGGTGCGGGGCGGCTTTGTCTCGAACGTGCATGGCGGCAAGGCAGTCGAAGCGATCGACATCTGGCGCGAGGGGCAGTCGGAGCGGCTCGCGGTCGACAGTCTCGCCATGTCAGGCGGCTTCTCGCCGATCATCCACCTTGCCTGCCATCGCCGCGGCAAGCCGCGTTGGTCCGATGAACATTCCGCCCTCCTCGCGCCCGAGGGCTTGGCGGATCTGGAGCTTGCGGGCTCGGCCGCAGGTGTCTTTGGGCTGCATGCCTCCATGGCGTCCGGGCAGAAGGCTGCGGCCGCAGCACTGTCGGACCTCGGCTTTTCCCATTCTGTCAGCGAGAACCCGGTCGTCGAGCGGGAAACCGTGCCAGCCCCGACCAGGCCGCTCTGGTCCATTCCCGGCATCACCGGCAAGGCTTTCGTCGACTACCAGAACGACGTGCATCTGAAGGATCTCGGCCTTGCGGTGCAGGAAGGCTATGGTCACGTGGAGCTTGCCAAGCGCTATACGACCAACGGCATGGCGACCGATCAGGGCAAGCTTTCCAACATCAACGCCATCGGCCTCCTCTCCGAGGCGCGGCGTGTTTCGCCGGCCGAGGTCGGCACCACGACCTTCCGTCCCTTCTATACGCCCGTTTCCTTCGGCGCCCTGGCAGGAGCCTCGCACGGGAAGCATTTCCAGCCGGTGCGCAAGTCGCCACTGCACGATTGGGCGGCGAAGAACGGCGCGACCTTCGTCGAAACGGGCCTTTGGTATCGCTCCGCCTGGTTCCCGCGGGCGGGGGAAAATGGCTGGCGCGAAAGCGTCGACCGCGAGGTGAAGAATATCCGGCTGAATGTCGGCATCTGCGATGTCTCCATGCTCGGCAAGATCGAAGTGTGCGGGCCGGACGCTGCGGAGTTCCTCAATCGCGTCTATTGCAACGGTTTTCTGACGCTGCCGGTCGGTAAGGCTCGGTACGGGCTGATGCTGCGCGAAGACGGCTTTATATATGATGACGGAACGACCAGCCGACTTGCCGAGGACCGCTATTTCATGACGACGACCACGGCCTATGCCGCAGGTGTCATGAACCATCTCGAATTCTGCGCCCAGGCGCTTTGGCCGGAACTCGACGTGCGGCTGGCGTCGGTCACCGACCAATGGGCGCAGATGGCGGTCGCCGGGCCAAAGTCGCGAGCCGTGCTGCAGCAACTCGTCGATGACGACATGTCCAATGAAGCCTTCCCATATCTGGCGGCAAAAGAGGTTTCGCTGCTTGGCGGACGACTGAAAGGCCGGCTGTTCCGCATCTCGTTTTCCGGAGAGCTGGCCTTTGAACTGGCCGTGCCGGCAGATTTCGGCGAGAGCGTTGCCGATCTCGTCATGCAGGCAGGCGCTGCCCGTGGAATTTGCGCCTATGGTATCGAGGCGCTGGCTGTCCTGCGCATCGAGAAAGGGCACGTCACCCATAACGAGATCAACGGTACCGTCGTCCCAGCCGACCTCGGCTTCGGCAGGATGGTGTCCATGGCCAAGCAGGATTTCATCGGCAAGCACATGGTCGCGCGCGAGGGGCTAGTCAATCCGGATCGTCCGCAACTGGTCGGCGTCGTGCCGCTCGATCCGGCCGTCAGCTTCAGGACGGGTGCACATATTCTGAAGAAGGACGCAGCGGCCACGCTCGAAAACGACCAAGGTTATGTGTCTTCGAGCTGCTTCTCGCCCCATGTCGGTTCCACCATCGGCCTGGCCCTCGTCAAGGGCGGCGCATCCCGCCATGGTGAAGAGGTGCAGATCTGGAACGGCCTGCGTAACGAATTTACCGCCGGACGCCTCGTCAGTCCCGTCTTTGTCGATCCTGCAAACGAGAAGCTCCATGTCTGA
- a CDS encoding sarcosine oxidase subunit gamma family protein: MTKFELIRRPALRVGEPKVLGNLALEAVTDGVILQLLARPGAVTEAGILAAIGQTEGLSLRNSGPGQWFLVAGSALDVDVVADRLATVAYLVDQTHGRSRIRIRGPQVRQLLAKGTGVDLHDDQFPINHAVMTLIGHIGANLARTSEDCYELLVLRGFADSLWHELEIMAAEFA, translated from the coding sequence ATGACCAAATTTGAACTCATCCGCCGCCCGGCACTTCGCGTCGGGGAACCAAAGGTGCTCGGGAATCTGGCGCTGGAGGCGGTCACCGACGGTGTGATCCTGCAGCTATTGGCCCGCCCCGGCGCTGTTACCGAGGCCGGCATTCTGGCAGCGATCGGGCAAACAGAAGGTCTCAGCCTCAGAAACTCCGGTCCCGGACAATGGTTCTTGGTTGCCGGCAGCGCTCTTGACGTTGATGTCGTCGCCGATCGTCTGGCGACAGTCGCCTATCTGGTGGACCAAACGCACGGACGCAGCCGGATCCGCATCAGGGGTCCGCAGGTGCGTCAGCTCCTGGCAAAGGGTACGGGCGTGGACCTGCATGACGATCAATTCCCCATCAACCATGCCGTGATGACGCTGATCGGCCATATCGGCGCCAACCTCGCCCGCACCAGCGAGGATTGCTACGAACTCCTCGTCCTGCGCGGATTTGCCGACAGTCTGTGGCATGAACTTGAGATCATGGCCGCCGAATTTGCGTGA
- a CDS encoding XRE family transcriptional regulator, protein MMAKNTQKEAAASKAALAQNPHAVREPRENNLEMAIGHEVRAYRKKLGITVTDLAAATDMSVGMLSKIENGNISPSLSTLQALSKALGVPLTAFFRRFEEPRTAIFVKAGEGVNIERRGTRAGHQYSLLGHIDNNSSGVTVEPYLITLTTESDVFPTFQHEGMEFLYMLAGEVVYRHADTLYSMQPGDSLFFDADAPHGPEELVKLPARYLSIISYPQKANHE, encoded by the coding sequence ATGATGGCCAAGAACACCCAAAAAGAAGCGGCAGCAAGCAAGGCAGCTCTTGCACAAAATCCGCATGCTGTCCGCGAGCCGCGCGAAAACAATCTCGAGATGGCGATCGGTCATGAGGTCCGCGCCTACCGCAAGAAGCTCGGCATCACCGTGACCGATCTGGCGGCGGCAACCGATATGTCGGTGGGGATGCTGTCAAAAATCGAAAATGGCAATATTTCGCCTTCGCTATCAACTTTGCAGGCGCTTTCCAAGGCACTCGGCGTACCGCTCACGGCATTCTTCCGACGCTTTGAGGAGCCGCGTACCGCGATTTTCGTCAAGGCAGGTGAGGGCGTCAACATCGAGCGCCGCGGTACGCGCGCTGGCCATCAATACAGTCTTCTCGGCCATATCGACAACAATAGCAGCGGCGTTACGGTCGAGCCCTATCTGATCACGCTCACCACGGAATCAGACGTCTTTCCAACCTTTCAGCATGAGGGAATGGAGTTCCTCTATATGCTGGCGGGCGAGGTCGTTTATCGGCACGCGGACACGCTCTACTCCATGCAGCCGGGTGACAGCCTTTTCTTCGATGCTGACGCGCCGCATGGGCCGGAGGAATTGGTCAAATTGCCGGCCCGTTATCTTTCGATCATCTCCTATCCGCAAAAAGCGAACCATGAGTAA
- a CDS encoding GlxA family transcriptional regulator: MRDNSSSSTQRYGFALTPNFALMSYASATEPLRAANLIAQTGLYEVIPLSVDGRAVASSSGFAIPCEDISVIGASCHTIFVVAGGNPGDWKDAAGLHPVLRRLARQGVRIGGISSGSYLLAAAGLMDGRDFTIHWEHAPAMREAFPHLSPRQARYVLDGDRITCGGGVAPLDMMHALIEGRLGTAFARRVSDWYLHTAVAEPTAPQRGSSSERFGTHHPALITVLEKMEATIEQPMDRRTMAKLVGLSPRHLDRLFAEQLGVSFHDSYHRIRLDHARRLLEQSPLSISELAFATGFSSASHFSRAFRQHFGLTPKSARAIRRTP, from the coding sequence ATGCGTGATAACAGCTCGTCCTCCACCCAACGCTACGGCTTCGCGCTGACCCCGAATTTCGCGCTGATGTCCTACGCATCGGCGACCGAGCCCTTGCGTGCTGCAAACCTGATTGCCCAGACCGGCCTCTATGAGGTCATCCCGCTTTCGGTCGACGGCAGGGCTGTCGCGTCCTCCTCCGGGTTTGCAATTCCCTGCGAAGACATTTCGGTCATCGGTGCGAGCTGCCACACGATCTTTGTCGTTGCCGGCGGCAATCCCGGCGACTGGAAGGATGCCGCAGGCCTGCATCCCGTGCTTCGCAGACTGGCTCGCCAGGGCGTGCGCATCGGCGGAATTTCCAGCGGCTCCTATCTTCTTGCCGCCGCCGGCCTGATGGATGGGCGCGATTTCACCATCCATTGGGAGCATGCCCCGGCCATGCGCGAGGCCTTTCCCCATCTCTCCCCGCGGCAGGCGCGCTATGTGCTGGATGGCGACCGCATCACCTGCGGCGGCGGCGTGGCTCCGCTAGACATGATGCATGCCCTGATCGAAGGCAGGCTGGGAACGGCCTTTGCGAGACGGGTCAGCGACTGGTATCTCCACACGGCTGTGGCGGAGCCAACAGCACCGCAGCGCGGCTCTTCGAGCGAGCGGTTCGGCACGCATCATCCGGCCCTGATCACGGTTCTGGAAAAGATGGAAGCCACCATAGAACAGCCGATGGATCGCCGGACGATGGCAAAGCTCGTCGGACTGAGCCCCCGTCATCTCGACCGCCTGTTTGCCGAACAGCTTGGTGTCAGCTTCCATGACAGCTATCATCGGATTCGGCTCGATCATGCCCGCCGGCTGCTTGAACAAAGCCCTCTATCGATCTCCGAACTGGCTTTCGCCACTGGTTTCTCCAGCGCTTCGCATTTTTCGAGAGCCTTCAGACAACATTTTGGGCTGACGCCAAAATCCGCTAGAGCAATCCGCCGGACGCCGTAG
- a CDS encoding sarcosine oxidase subunit beta family protein, producing MRYSALSIFLNGLRGNRNWAAHWRQPEPKPHYDVIIVGGGGHGLATAYYLSKTFGIRNVAVLEKGYIGSGNVGRNTTIIRSNYLLPGNNPFYEFSLKLWEGLEQDFNFNAMVSQRGVLNLFHSDAQRDAYTRRGNAMRLHGVDAELLDRAAVRTMLPFLDYENARFPVQGGLLQRRGGTVRHDAVAWGYARGADSHGVDIIQNCEVTDIRLENGRAVGVETSRGFIACSRLALAAAGNSSRVAEMAGLKLPIESHVLQAFVSEGLKPFIDGVVTFGAGHFYVSQSDKGGLVFGGDIDGYNSYAQRGNLATVEHVAEAGKAMIPALSRIRVLRSWGGIMDMSMDGSPIIDKVHLDNLYLNSGWCYGGFKATPASGYCFAHLIARGEPHETARAFRLDRFQRGYMIDEKGQGAQPNLH from the coding sequence ATGCGGTATTCGGCACTTTCGATCTTCCTCAATGGTCTTCGTGGCAACAGGAATTGGGCCGCTCACTGGCGGCAGCCAGAGCCGAAACCCCATTATGACGTGATCATCGTCGGTGGCGGCGGACATGGCCTGGCGACGGCCTACTACCTGTCGAAGACCTTCGGAATCAGAAATGTCGCCGTGCTGGAAAAGGGCTATATCGGCTCGGGCAATGTCGGGCGAAACACCACGATCATCCGCTCCAACTATCTGCTGCCCGGCAACAATCCCTTCTATGAGTTCTCGCTGAAGCTATGGGAAGGTCTGGAGCAGGACTTCAACTTTAACGCCATGGTCTCGCAGCGCGGCGTTCTCAATCTCTTTCATTCCGACGCCCAGCGCGATGCCTATACGCGGCGCGGCAACGCCATGCGCCTGCATGGCGTCGATGCCGAGCTGCTGGACCGCGCGGCAGTTCGCACCATGCTGCCCTTTCTCGACTACGAGAATGCCCGCTTCCCGGTCCAGGGCGGCTTGCTGCAGCGGCGTGGCGGCACGGTACGCCATGACGCTGTCGCCTGGGGTTACGCCCGCGGCGCCGACAGCCATGGCGTCGATATTATCCAGAATTGCGAGGTGACGGATATCCGCCTTGAAAACGGTAGGGCGGTCGGGGTGGAAACCAGCCGCGGCTTCATCGCCTGCAGCAGGCTCGCGCTTGCTGCTGCCGGCAATTCGTCACGCGTGGCGGAGATGGCCGGACTGAAGCTGCCGATCGAGAGCCACGTGCTGCAGGCCTTCGTTTCCGAGGGCCTGAAACCATTCATCGACGGCGTTGTCACCTTCGGCGCCGGACATTTCTATGTCTCGCAATCCGACAAGGGCGGCCTGGTGTTCGGCGGCGATATCGACGGCTACAACTCCTATGCTCAACGCGGTAATCTGGCCACGGTCGAGCATGTCGCGGAAGCCGGCAAGGCCATGATCCCGGCGCTCTCGCGCATCCGTGTGCTGCGGTCCTGGGGCGGCATCATGGACATGTCGATGGATGGCTCGCCGATCATCGACAAGGTGCATCTCGATAATCTCTATCTGAACTCAGGCTGGTGTTATGGCGGTTTCAAAGCGACGCCCGCGTCGGGCTATTGCTTTGCCCACCTGATTGCCCGCGGCGAGCCGCATGAAACGGCGAGAGCGTTCCGCCTCGACCGCTTCCAGCGCGGCTACATGATCGATGAAAAGGGCCAGGGCGCCCAGCCGAACCTTCACTGA
- a CDS encoding GXGXG domain-containing protein, which yields MPVFDLSHTPLRELNSALHNLGAGANDTAFEVVNPRGSHAVAVGIDAPVTVEVRGSVGYYCAGMNDGGAVTVHGSAGPGVAENMMSGTVVIEGDASQYAGATGRGGLLVIKGNAASRCGISMKGIDIVVHGSIGHMSAFMGQSGHLVVLGDAGEALGDSLYEAKLFVRGSVKSLGTDCIEKEMRPEHLEKLSELLDKAGVSGVRPEEFKRYGSARKLYNFNIDNADAY from the coding sequence ATGCCTGTCTTCGATCTTTCTCACACGCCGCTGCGCGAACTCAACAGCGCCCTGCACAATCTCGGTGCCGGCGCCAACGACACCGCCTTCGAGGTGGTCAATCCGCGCGGCAGCCATGCGGTTGCCGTCGGCATCGATGCTCCCGTCACCGTCGAGGTCAGGGGCTCGGTCGGCTATTACTGCGCCGGCATGAATGATGGCGGCGCGGTCACGGTCCATGGCTCGGCCGGTCCGGGCGTTGCCGAAAACATGATGTCCGGTACCGTCGTGATCGAAGGCGATGCCAGCCAGTATGCGGGCGCCACCGGCCGCGGCGGTTTGCTCGTCATCAAGGGCAACGCCGCCTCGCGCTGCGGCATCTCGATGAAGGGCATCGACATCGTCGTTCACGGTTCCATCGGTCACATGTCCGCCTTCATGGGCCAGTCTGGCCATCTCGTCGTTCTCGGCGATGCCGGAGAGGCGCTCGGCGACAGCCTCTACGAAGCCAAGCTTTTCGTGCGCGGGTCCGTCAAGAGCCTGGGAACCGACTGCATCGAAAAGGAGATGCGGCCCGAGCATCTCGAAAAGCTTTCTGAGCTTCTCGACAAGGCAGGCGTCAGCGGCGTCCGACCGGAAGAATTCAAGCGCTACGGCTCCGCCCGCAAGCTCTACAACTTCAATATCGACAACGCTGACGCGTACTGA
- a CDS encoding globin-coupled sensor protein, with protein MSSRSMHANNSSNPAGNGDAAGAKTRRQNVERRLDFMQLDQDGRAGIRSLKTLIERELPHGLDKFYAQLRKSPEVSRFFSTEENIARAKGAQMGHWHNIADGNFNEEYVGKVRTIGTVHARIGLEPQWYIGGYAIIIDHLIKSAVEEIFPKGGIFSRKTMKSADFGKALASLVKAVMLDMDLAISVYIDEAEIAKQKAQAEAIDAERQLVCDSFGKAMAAIAAKDISYRIDDELPAAYHALRDNFNNALDQLSATIEQINGAASQINSGSQEIRSAADDLSKRTEQQAASIEETAAALEEITTTVKDSSRRAEEAGQLVAKARIGAEKSGDIVRQAVAAMGAIDGSSREISNIIGVIDEIAFQTNLLALNAGVEAARAGDAGKGFAVVAQEVRELAQRSAKAAKEIKELINNSGEQVKAGVTLVGETGEALTVIADEVKEIDRHIGAIVRASTEQATALQEINTAVNSMDQGTQQNAAMVEESTAASHALTLEVGRIAAMLSEFNIGKASVSRARSAKQSDMPTASPARALGAKLAKAYATQGNLAVAATNWEEF; from the coding sequence ATGTCGAGTCGCTCCATGCATGCCAACAACAGCTCCAATCCCGCAGGCAACGGTGACGCCGCCGGCGCAAAGACCCGGCGTCAGAACGTCGAACGCCGCCTCGACTTCATGCAGCTCGATCAGGACGGTCGCGCTGGCATCCGATCCCTAAAAACTTTGATCGAACGCGAACTGCCCCATGGTCTGGACAAGTTCTATGCGCAATTGCGCAAGAGCCCAGAGGTCAGCCGCTTTTTCTCCACGGAGGAGAACATCGCCCGGGCGAAGGGTGCGCAGATGGGCCATTGGCACAATATCGCCGATGGCAATTTCAATGAGGAATATGTCGGCAAGGTTCGTACGATCGGCACTGTGCATGCCCGCATCGGCCTGGAGCCACAATGGTACATTGGCGGCTACGCCATCATTATCGACCATCTGATCAAGAGCGCCGTCGAGGAAATCTTCCCCAAAGGCGGGATATTCTCACGAAAAACAATGAAGAGTGCGGACTTCGGCAAGGCACTTGCCAGTCTCGTCAAGGCTGTGATGTTGGACATGGACTTGGCGATCTCGGTCTATATCGATGAAGCTGAAATCGCAAAGCAGAAGGCTCAGGCCGAGGCGATCGACGCGGAACGCCAGCTCGTCTGCGACAGCTTCGGCAAAGCGATGGCGGCAATCGCCGCCAAGGATATCAGCTACCGGATCGATGACGAGCTGCCGGCGGCGTATCACGCTCTGCGTGACAACTTCAACAACGCTCTTGACCAGTTGTCGGCGACGATCGAGCAAATCAATGGTGCCGCTTCACAGATCAACTCTGGCTCACAGGAAATTCGGTCCGCTGCGGATGATCTTTCCAAGCGTACCGAACAGCAGGCAGCCTCCATCGAGGAGACCGCTGCTGCACTTGAGGAAATCACCACCACGGTCAAGGATTCCAGCCGGCGTGCCGAGGAAGCTGGACAACTGGTTGCAAAGGCTCGTATCGGCGCCGAAAAATCCGGTGACATCGTGAGGCAAGCGGTCGCCGCAATGGGTGCAATCGACGGCTCTTCGCGGGAAATCTCGAATATTATCGGAGTGATTGACGAAATCGCCTTCCAGACGAACTTGCTGGCGCTGAATGCCGGTGTCGAAGCGGCTCGAGCCGGCGACGCAGGTAAGGGTTTTGCCGTCGTCGCGCAGGAGGTTCGCGAACTCGCCCAGCGCTCGGCCAAGGCCGCAAAGGAGATCAAAGAACTGATCAACAATTCGGGCGAGCAGGTAAAGGCGGGCGTGACTCTTGTTGGAGAAACCGGAGAAGCGCTTACGGTCATCGCTGACGAGGTCAAGGAGATTGATCGGCATATCGGCGCGATCGTTCGAGCATCCACAGAGCAAGCAACCGCCCTGCAGGAAATTAATACAGCCGTCAACTCGATGGATCAGGGCACGCAGCAGAATGCCGCGATGGTAGAGGAATCCACCGCCGCCAGCCATGCACTCACGCTGGAGGTCGGTCGCATCGCTGCAATGCTCAGTGAATTCAACATCGGCAAGGCATCGGTATCCCGGGCTCGCTCAGCTAAGCAAAGCGACATGCCCACGGCATCTCCTGCACGGGCGCTGGGAGCCAAACTCGCCAAGGCCTACGCGACGCAAGGCAACCTGGCGGTCGCGGCTACCAATTGGGAGGAATTCTAA
- a CDS encoding sarcosine oxidase subunit delta encodes MASRIPCPHCGLRPKEEFTVKGAALPRPAADAGADLWFDYVYLRDNPRGAYQEYWHHTSGCRRWLVVSRDTATHEIHDCRDAAERKEVLA; translated from the coding sequence ATGGCCAGCCGTATTCCCTGCCCTCATTGCGGGCTTCGCCCGAAGGAAGAATTCACTGTGAAAGGCGCCGCCCTGCCGCGCCCCGCCGCCGACGCCGGAGCGGACCTATGGTTCGATTATGTCTATCTGCGCGACAATCCGCGTGGCGCTTACCAGGAATATTGGCACCACACGTCCGGGTGCCGCCGCTGGCTTGTGGTTTCGCGCGATACGGCCACGCATGAGATCCATGATTGCCGTGATGCTGCTGAACGAAAGGAGGTGCTTGCATGA
- a CDS encoding glutamine amidotransferase family protein, protein MCGIVGLFLKDRTLEPKLGEMLSDMLITMTDRGPDSAGIAIYGAPSEGRTKLTLQSASPETAFAGLRGELESAGLSATVTVKSTHAVVETNGSAGELRAFLAASHPDIRVMGSGDSVEIYKETGLPKEVVERFNVRAMSGSHGIGHTRMATESAVTTLGAHPFSTGADQCLVHNGSLSNHNNLRRELIREGMTFETQNDSEVAAAYLTAEMAKGKDLGEALTGALDDLDGFFTFVVGTKSGFGVVRDPIACKPAVMAETDQYVAFGSEYRALVNLPGIESARVWEPEPATVYFWDHEKAA, encoded by the coding sequence ATGTGCGGCATTGTTGGATTGTTTTTGAAAGACCGGACGCTCGAGCCGAAACTCGGCGAGATGCTGTCCGATATGCTGATAACAATGACCGACCGCGGGCCTGATTCCGCCGGCATTGCGATCTACGGCGCCCCATCCGAAGGAAGGACGAAGCTTACGCTGCAGTCGGCATCGCCGGAGACTGCCTTCGCCGGGCTTCGGGGCGAATTGGAGAGCGCCGGCCTGTCCGCGACCGTCACCGTCAAAAGCACGCACGCGGTCGTCGAAACCAATGGCAGCGCTGGCGAGCTGCGTGCGTTTCTGGCGGCCAGTCACCCGGATATCCGCGTCATGGGCTCCGGCGACAGCGTCGAAATCTACAAGGAAACTGGCCTTCCGAAGGAAGTGGTGGAGCGCTTCAACGTTCGCGCCATGAGCGGTTCGCACGGCATCGGCCATACCCGCATGGCCACGGAATCGGCTGTAACCACACTGGGCGCTCATCCCTTTTCGACCGGGGCTGACCAATGCCTCGTGCACAACGGCTCGCTCTCCAATCACAACAATCTTCGCCGCGAACTCATTCGGGAAGGCATGACCTTCGAAACGCAGAATGACTCCGAAGTGGCGGCTGCCTACCTGACAGCGGAAATGGCGAAGGGCAAAGACCTCGGCGAGGCCCTGACCGGCGCGCTCGACGACCTCGACGGCTTTTTTACGTTCGTCGTCGGCACGAAGTCCGGCTTCGGCGTCGTCCGTGATCCGATCGCTTGCAAGCCCGCAGTCATGGCCGAGACAGATCAATACGTCGCCTTCGGATCGGAGTACCGCGCGCTGGTCAATTTGCCAGGCATCGAGAGCGCACGCGTCTGGGAGCCGGAACCGGCCACCGTCTATTTCTGGGATCACGAAAAGGCCGCCTGA